DNA from Gloeomargarita sp. SKYB120:
TCAATGGCTGTGCCGGCCATGCCCACGACCACGCGGCTCGCCCACAGAATGTCTGCAAATTGCGACCGGCTGTAGTGAATGACCCCCTTATGGCACTGGAGTTGTCCTTCCTGGTGCAACCATCCTTCAGCCTGGGCAAGTTCACTCAGCACTGCATCGGTGAAGCCAGGTACGAGCGCGGCCCACACCTGCACCTGGGGACGGATAGCGAACAGATAGCGACAAAAACGCAGTAACAACCGGAAATTGTCGGTGGCTTCGGGCAAACGACTGCCTGGCAAGAGCGCAACAACAGGATATGCATTGTGGACATTGATTGGCTGGCCGCTGGGTTCTAGTCCGTCCATGATGGGATAGCCGGCAAAGACGGCTTTGACCATACCCTGTTGCTGCAACTGTTTCGCCGTCAGACTATCGCGTGTGAACACTTTGCGACATCGGGGCGCTGTCAATCCCCACCAGGTTAGCGCTGGTAGTTGCAATCGGCCTTCGTAATAACTGGATGTGGACACGATAAACGCCACGTAGGGCCGACCAGACAGGCGGGCAAAGGTCAAGGGAACACCGTCGCCCACCGCCACCAGCAGGTCAGAATGGGGAGCCACCCGTTGCAACGCCTGCCATTGCTGCCAGGTCAACTGGGGTAGTCCCGCTAGCACGTCCTGCACCAGCACCAGCGGATTCATATAAACCAGGCCCCCCGATGGCAATGCCCGCACCGGCCCCACAACCGGAATGTCCAAGCGCCGGTAGGCCTGCCCCAACCCCACCAGCGGTAATGCCAGAACGTCTGCTCCCCCTAACTGGCGACAGGCATCGGCAATCAAACTGGCGTTTAAGTCTTCTCCATGCCCATTGCTGAGAAATAGCAGCCGCGCCATCTATTCCCAACCGGCCCAACCGCTGGTTATCAATGTCTTCAAGGCTTGTAGCCAGTCCCGCACTTGCGCCTGCCGCGTTTCAAAGGTCGCTGCCATCCACAATAACACCACACCAGCCGCTAACCCCAGCACCCAGATGAAAAAGCTATGGGTCGTGACAAACATCCAGACTTGGATCAATGCTTGCAGGGCAAAGACGAGCGTTCCCACCCACAGATAAGCCCGCACTCGTCGCCATAGACCCAACCCCGCCAGCGCCAATCCCAACGCCATCGTCAGCAATCCTGGTCCCCAAGCTCCTTGCGTTTCCCAAATCAACGTTGCCCCGATCAATCCCGTCGCCCAACATCGCAGTGCGTGGCGTTCTTCCCGTGTGTCCGCCTGCCGCCAATAGACATCTACCTGCGCCACATACAGCATTGACACGCCGATGATCAGGGCATAGGCCAAAAATGATGACCAGTCTTGCTCCCGCAGAAACTTGAACAATCCCCAATCCAGCAGCAGCAGACTGACATAGCTCCAGCGCAAGTTATCCTTGGCGGCCCAGGCGTAAAATGCCGCTGTCACCAGTAGATTCGGCCAGGTCACCCAGTTCCCACCGGCCATCCAGCCCAACAGCAACACCGTCCCCCCTGGCACCGCCCATCCCACCGCCTGCCAGCGCTGTTTTTCCGGCCATCCCCACCGTTCCCAAGGGGCGCTCACGAAAAATAAGCCCAGCAAACTGCCCATGGTCCCCGCCCAGGCGGCTAACGTCGTCTCCGCTACCAGCACCATCAATATATCGCCTACTGCTGCTAGAAATATCGCCGCCCCTGCCCATACCCATGGCCCTTGATGCCGCCCGTACCCCAAGGCATAAACGCTGCACAGCAATAGGACAATGGCATTACCTACAACACCACTTTGACTCGTAGGAAAGCCCAAGCGAATGGCTGCCAGCAGCACCGCCAATCCCCAGTGGGCATGTCCCAGGTAGAACGCCACTGCCGGTGCAATGACCCGGGCCCCCCAGCGTTGTAGGCCAACGTAGGCATAACTCAGCAGCATCGCCAACGCCGCCAATGCCATCCAGCCATCGCCCGGTTGTCCCGCCGGTTGTTGCAGGAGCCAATAGACCAGGAATTGATAGAGTCCTAACGAAATCGCCCCCCAACCGGTGTAGGTCAGCCATAGACTGAGCGAGCGCCAGCGCTGGATACTCAACACCACCAAGCCAAAACCCACTGCCGTCCAACCCGTTAAATCTGTCAAGGGTGTTCCCAGCCCTACGACCAAACCAATCGTGACGTAGAACAGGGGAATGACCATCACCCAGCGAGACGGTAATTGCCGCCGAAGCAGCACCAGCGCCACTAGACCCAAAACGGTATTGCCCAGCGCCAACACCAGCCAGCGGTCCGCCGTTGCCAGTACAGCGCCGACTCCCAGGGCTGCTTCCAATCCCAGCACCAGCATCCAGCCGACCCAGCCTTGCACGCGTTGATACAACCGGTAGGCCAGCCCTAGATTGACAATTCCCAGGCCGGTGAGCGTGCGGACAACAGTGCTGGTATCCGGCAAAACACCTGCGGTATAGGCGGGGGAAATCGTGTACACTGCCCCGAACAGCAGCCCCCCACTCACCACGGCTGCCCAATCATCGGCAATCCAGGCGTAAAGCTCTCGATGTAAAGCCAAATAGTGGCGGCCCGCCCACACCAGCAATAAAAACCCCGTCTCGAGTAGTGTTGTGATGACTCCCAGCTCATCGGGGATCAACCGCAGCCACAGCCACCAGCCCAGCGACAGCGTCACCCAGCCGGTCAGACCATTCGGCCATTGCCAGGCATTGAATGCGGTTATCACTGCTGCTAACCCCAACGCCAGCGTTCGCCATTCATCCGGCATCCAAAGCGCCACCAACCCCGCACTCACAGTTGAAATTCCCAGCCACCAGCGCGGTAATGGGCACGGCGGCTGCCAGGCCAGAATACTCAACGCCAAGGGGGGGAGCAGTCCGCTCAGCAACCAGGCATTTGAGGAACTCATGAGCCACTGTCCGTAACCCAGCGCCATGAGCACCAACCCCACCGGCCAGCCCGTTTGGCGCCAGCGATGCTCTGTACAGCACCAGCACCATTCCCCCGCCGCCCCTATGAATAAAAGCAACGCCCAAATCTCGCTCGGTAATTCAGGCGCCAGCCGGTCAACGGCAAATAACACGGCACTCCACGTCAAGGCTTGCCCTAGATAGACCCAACCGAGATGAACCGCTGGTTGTCCCCGCCCCCACCCCCACAGGTACAGAGCACAACTGCCCCAGACCAGCACCCGCCAAGTGGGATTGGCCAGGCTGAGCACACACAAAGCCGCCCCTAACGCCAGGGCAAACCATCGGCCATCACGAGCAAAATCGGCATTTCCCCGGCGCTCCCACCACTGGCTGACCGCTAAGACCACTCCCAATGCCGGTAGCCACAGCACACTGAGCAACACCATTGGCATCCCCAACGTGCCCCCGACCCGTTCCGCTGTGGTCAGGACTGCATCTCGTCCCGTTGCTGGAATCGCTGTCCACAGCAGCCACCAGGCTTGAAGTTGCAGCAATCCCAAACCCCAAATCCCTATCCTGGCACGGGTTTGATGCACCCACCGGTAAATCAGCGCCCCTAGCACCAGCACCATGCCGGCTGCTGACCATGCCCATTCCGCGCCCCAACTGGCCCACAACCATCCCGCCCACGCCAGCGGCCAGCCTACCCACTGCGGTCCCAACAGCACCAACAACCCACCGCTCCCGCCCACTGCCAAAGCCAATTCTCGCGCTGACCAACCCAACGTCCCAATGGCCCGCACCAGCAACAGCCCCACGCTCCCAGCAACCGCTATTTCCGGCCATTGCCAGCGCCTTTGCCGCAGCAGCACTGCCGTTGCCAAGCCCACACCCAGATACACCGCGCCGTAAATGACCACCGGTTGCGGCCAGTACGATTGCAGCCAAACTAACGCGAGCGCTACACCCGCCGACCGGTTCTGCCCCAGTAACCACCATCCCAAACCGGTTAGTATCAGCCCTGAGCCGATGGCGACTGCCAATTGTTCCTGCCACAATCCCAGCCCATCCATCGCCCAGAAGTTAATGGGAATCAACAGTAACGTCAGGCTCTGGAGTAAAGTCGTTGTCAAAGGCACCCGGTTCGTACGCCGTAACCGCCAGGTCAGACCGCCAAACGCCAGTGTGTACAGCGCCACAAGGGCGTACTGCCCGACCCGGCCCAAGACATCCCAAACGCTGACCACCAGCACCACCGACGACAGCACCACCAAAAACACTCCCACAAGTCCCAGCCAGAGAATGCTCAGCTCGGCTTGCAGGGATTGCAACAGCGCTGGTGGTTGAGCGACAGATGCCACCGGTTCAGTCACGACAGAAACCACTCCTCGGCGCTGGTTGGCCACTCTTGTCATGTACGGAATGAGCAGAATATCTACCAATTGCCCGATGCCGCCCAATCCGAAGGTAAAAAACCACAGCAATCCCCAGCCTATTTGCCCTAGGTAGAGCCGGTGCAGGCCGCACAGTCCCACAAAGCCCAATGCCCACAGTAGATAGGCTGTTCCTATGGATAGGGGCTGAACCGCTCCGCCTAATCGTCCAGGTTCCGTCACGCGAGACGACCTTGGCTCTACCAACGACGGAATTTCCCTGAGCGGTTGCGTGAGATAGTCCTGGCAAAACCAGGCCAGCTGCTTGTCCGATAGCAACCCAAGTTGTAGCCAACGTTCTAACCCCCCTAACAACTGTTCCGGCAACTGGGAGAAAACCACTTTCCCTTCGACTGGCGCCGTCACCAAACCCAATTCTGCCCAGGTCTTCATCCCTTGAATCACTCGGGGAATTTGGGCAGTAGTCGTGATGTTTAGCGTTAAATCAATCGTCCGCGCCCCTCGCTGGATAATCGCTAGGTTTAGGGTTGCACCTTCCCACAATCCCCGCTCTTGCCAGTCTTGTAACCCCGCCACTAGCGCATCCGCCGATTGGCTGGAAAAACGCAACACATATCCTGCGGCTGGGGACATAACCCACTAGGGCGAGTTGCTCTTAGATATACCATATCGGTCTAGGTTAACCAAGCTGAACGGGCAAAGCAGCTTTAAGATGGATAGCCAGATGAACTGCGTGGAGTCTTTTATGGAATGGTTCAACCGCTGGGTAATGCCCTTGCTCCTAGTCCTGATGTTCGGGGTAGCGTTAGTTGCCGTAACGGCGCGTTCCTTTTTACCAGGAGACATGGCAGCGCCAGCACCGACGGGTGTAATTTTGCTGAGCGTTCTCAAAATGATTTGCGTGCTGTAGCTAAGTACAGAATGCTTGGCACGAGCAACCGCTGAAATCTTTGAGCAGCCGGCCTTAATTCCGGCGTGCCTGTGACAATCTAACTGTTTTCAGCTATAAATAGCTAAGCCGCTTCAGTTTGTTAGAAAAATGGGAGAAAAACCAAGGGCGGGGCTGCGCCCTGCGACTCCTAGCAAACATTGATGGCTCAGCTATAGTAGGTTCTGATGGCTCTTTGCCCACCCTGACCACCTCTCAAATAGGTTGCTATATCTCCTACTAGCAGATTAGAAACTTAACCTTTCACTAACAAAAATTTAACCCTAATATAACTACTATATGCACCTTAGCCTGATACAACTAACCCCTGTTGGCCATTGATTGCATCGCTAGGAAACTATGTCTGTTTCACTAACTCATGCAACGGTTTATACAGAGACTTTTGATATTTTCACAGACCCTAGTAGCACAACGTTTGTGACCCACCAGTCCCCTGTTGCAAATGATAGCAATGTAGCTACTGTAACTGCCTTTTCGTTGGTTGGTGAACAAACCGTGCAGTTCAGTAGTATCCTTAGCGAAACTAAAACCGGTGGCCTAACGCCTCCTATCGTCAATAATTTTGACACGAATCTGGGGACAGGTTGGCAAGTTTTTAGTGTAGATAGTGATAAAGCAAACACCTGGTTCTTTACCCTTGCTCAGGGCGGTCGTGCTGAAGTTAACGGGTTTGGTGACAGCGCGCCGGCTAATGATTGGTTAATTTCACCCCCTGTCAATTTGGATATCTTCAGTCAAGAGATTGTTTCCTTCACGACGTTTACCCAGTTCACTGACATTGGGCTACCCGTCAGTCAACAGCTACGATTTCTCTACTCCACCAACTACAGCGGTTCAGGGGACCCCAGCCTGGCCACCTGGATACCCCTGTCCTTTACACTGCCAGCTGCCAATAGCCAGGTGGATACCTTCTCGGGCAATATCGATCTAAGTGGTATCACTGGTAGTAAGGTCTATTTCGCCTTTCAGTACAAATCTTCGGGTACGGGAGCGAACACCTCTACCTTGTGGCGCATTGACAACTTTAATCTTAGGGATGCGGAGCCTGGTTTCTCGATTGTGGAAACTGATAATGTGACTGCGGTTGTTGAAGGGGGTGTTTCTGATAAGTACGAAATTGCCCTCATTCGCAATCCCTCTGCGCCCGTACAGGTTACGGTCAACCCTAATCCCGATTTACTCTTTAGTACCGATAATGTCAATTTTTTTAGCACAGTGACCCTCACGTTCACCAGTGGCCTTCGACCGCAAAGTGTGTTTGTTAAGGCGGTTAATGATACGACAGCAGAAGGCTTTGAACGTGTAACAATTACGCATACGGTTCGTACTAGCGACCCCAGCTACAGTCTTCTCTCGGCACCTACATCTGATCATTAATGACGACCGCATCACCCCCATCTATGAGATCCAAGGGGCAACCCATACGTCAATCGCCAAGGGTTTACCCATCAAAACTCAAGGGGTTGTGACCGCGAAAGCAAGCAATGGTTTTTACCTGCAAGACCCTGTCGGTGATGGCAATCCGGCCACGTCTGACGGGATTTTTGTCTTCACGGGTAGCGGTTCACCTATCCTGAGCACGATTGCTGTTGGGAAAAGCTATCAGGTCAGCGGCAAGGTGACCGAGTTTGGCACCGGTCTCAATCTCACCATTACTCAGATAACGAGTCCGACGGTCACGCCGATTGCGTCGCTTGGGACAGTGACGCCCACCGTCATCGGAGCGCTGGGCGGTCCGGGTGTGCGTGTTCCGCCAACGCAAGTAATTGATGATGACAATTTCACGGCCTTTGAGCCTGCAACGGACGGAATCGATTTCTTTGAGTCCCTTGAGGGGATGGTGGTTACTATCCGTAATTTCGTGGCGGTTGCACCGACGTTTGGTTCTGGGAATAATGCCAACATTTGGGGACTCTCTGATCAGGGCAAAGGTTCAACTGGCTTGAGTTTGCGGGGGACGAGCAACATTGCCCCTGGAGACTTTAATCCTGAAAAAATCCAAATCCGTCAAAACGACACGATTCTCCCCGGTTTTGCATTCCCAAATGTCAATGTGGGGGACCGCCTAGGGGATATAACGGGTGTTGTAACCTACAGCGGTGGCAATTACGAAATTATCCCCATTCAGCCCTTCAGGGTCGTGAATCCTACGGCTTTGACACCGGAAGTGACAACCTTCCCCAGGCTCGCCAATCGGAGCAACCAACAGTTACTCATTGCTAGCTACAACGTGCTCAATCTTGACCCTAATGACAACGATGGGGATACGGATATTGCGGATGGGAGGTTTGCAACCATTGCCCGGCATATTGTTAATAACTTAGCTGCCCCTGATATTATTGGTTTGCAAGAGATTCAAGACAATAGCGGGAGAGTGGATGATGGCACGACGTCTGCTACCGTGACTCTCCAGACACTGGTTGATGCTATTGACTTGGCCGATGATGGCCGGTTAAACGGTAGCTTGGTTTATCGGTTCATTGACAACCCCTTTATTATCAATAACCAGGTAGGGGGTGAACCAAGTGGGAACATCCGCACGGCTTTCCTGTACAATCCAGCGCGGGTTGCGGTGGTTCCCAATTCGGTGGGGACGCTTGACCCCAATGGTAACTTCACCCAAAGCCCCGTTAATTTCTTCAATAGTCGTCCGCCGCTGGTAGCCCGTTTTGTCTTTCTCCCTAACGGGCAGGAACTTACGATTGTGAATAATCACTTCACGTCAAAAGGCGGTAGCGCACCTTTGTTTGGCACCGTCCAGAATTTTGCCGCCTTGCAGGAAGACACCAACGTGAATGCTGGGTTGGCAAACCGTCGTCTCCAGGCCCAGGCGGTGGCAAACTATCTCAACTTTGTGCGCTCCCGCAACCCCGATGCCAACCTGGTGGTGCTGGGAGACTTAAATGAGTTTGAGTTTGTGTCACCGCTACAGATTGTGGCGGGCACCTTGCAGAGCAGTCCCGATGGTTTGAGTGTTACGCCGACGAGACAACCGGCTTTTATGCGGAATTTGATTGACACTTTGCCCGAAAATGAACGCTACAGTTTTATTTTTCAAGGAAATTCCCAGTCCCTAGACCACATCTTGGTATCCACCAACCTCGAAATCAACGCCAAGATTGACATTGTCCATGTCAATAGTGAATTTGCAACGACGCCGAGTACCGCTAGTGACCACGAGCCACTCGTCGCGCTCATCAATTTCACCATCAGGGGGACGACGGGCAACGACGTTCTCACGAGTGGGGATACGGATGACGTCATGGATGGGGACACGGGTAGCGACACACTGGATGGTCGTGGCGGGGATGATGTGCTCATCGGTAGTTCCGGCAATGACCGGCTGTTGGGTGGACTAGGCAATGATTTACTCAGTGGCGGCTCCGGCTCTGACGAGCTTTTGGGTGGGCCGGGAAATGATGTCCTTGATGGGGGGTCTGGCTTTGATGAACTCACCGGTGGTCAGGGGAATGATGTCCTTGATGGCGGTTCCGGTTTCGATACGGTTATTGAAGGGTACACCGGTTCCAGCGATGGCCAATACCTGATTACAGACCAGGCCATCATCCACAGGAATGCAGCCGGTACAGCCCTCGTACCTGACGGTCTCGGAGAAGATACGCTCATCAGCATCGAAAGGGTAGTCCTTACCGGCGGCAACGGCAATGAAGTTTTCGACGCCAGTGGATTCAGTGGTGTATTGGGTGTGGAGTTGAACGGGGGGGCTGGGAACGATGTACTCGTTGGCGGTTTCGGGACGGATGTGCTTACCGGTGGTGCTGGGAGTGACCGCTTTGGGTTCACCGCCAGCGCTGCGTTTAGTGCTTCGGCCCACAACCCTGACGTGATTACGGATTTCGACCCCAATCAGGATTTCCTTGTGCTGAGCCGCACGATGTTTGATGGCTTCGTTGAAGGGACTGCGAGTGGCACGCTGCTCAGTGGTGGCACGCCCGTAAGCAGCGGTGATTTTGCCGTTATCAACGTTCCCTTGTCCCAGGAGCAGGCCGTTGCGGGTAATGCCACAGCTCTAATTGTGTACAACCAGCAAACGGGTCACTTGTTCTATAACCAGAATCGGGGCGTGGCCGGCTTTGGAACTGGCGGCCTGTTGGCCACACTGGTGGGTACCCCCAACCTGACTGCTAGTCGGGTCTTACTCGTCCCCTGAAGCGCCGGTCGTTGACGGCCTGCTTATGCTACTGTTGACGGGACGCTCTCAGAAGGGAGTGCGCAAGTGGTGCAGCCTATTGCCTCCTGGCGCATGGGTTGCCGGCAATGAGTTCCCCCCAGGCGCGACCGGAGTTGCCGCTGGCGCTGGTGGAAACCTCGTTTTTGGCGAGTGCAGCTAGCTTGGCCTGGTTGACGAGTTTTTACCTGGGTTTGACGCCGGTGCTGCGGTTGTTTCTGCCGATTCCGTTGGCCATGGCGACCCGTCGCTGGGGGCATCGCTGGGGCTGGCTGGGATTAATCACCACGTTTTTGCTCCTGTCGGTGTTGATGGGACCGCCCCGTGGGTTGGCCTATATCCTGCGCTACGGCTTCCTGGCGGTTATGCTGGGCTATCACTGGCGCCGCGGCACAGGTTGGGGGATGACCATCCTGCAGGCAATTGGCGTGGGAACGGTGGGTTTTTTTGCCCAGATTGGCGTGCTGTCGGTTTTGGTGGGGGAAGACCTCTGGCTGTACATCACCAACCAGGCCACGGGGGCGCTGGAATGGCTCCTGGACCGGCTGGGGATTCTCTGGCAACCAACGGTCTGGGCGATTCAAATGGCAACGGTAGTGCTGGTGATGCTCAACACGGCGGTCTATACCTTGGTGGTGCAATTGATGGCCTGGGCGCTGCTGGAGCGATTGGATGCACCCGTTCCCCCCCCACCGGTTTGGCTGCGGGCTTGGTTGGGCTTGGATGAACCATGATCCAAACCCATAGCCAGCTTCTTCAGGTAGCCGATTGGTGCACCCAGGTGCAAAGGCAGCCCCCCGCCTTGATTTGCGTGCTGGGATTTACGGAAACCGCTTTGCGCCCAGGGATTTCCGCTGCTGGGGCTACCCCCTGGTCGCGACGGTTTACAGCCGCCGCCGATGCAGAGTTTTTAATCCATGGCCCCTGTTCCCAACCGGTGTATCCCCTACCGCCCTTGACGGCTGGGGTTTCGCCGGTGTACATCACGCGCGCCCTGGTACAGGCCCTGGACCTACCGGTGCGTCTGGTCAACGCGGGGTTGCCAGTGCCGCTGTCTGTTCCGGCTATGTCCCTGGGTCCGGTGCTTGCCCGCTGCGTCAGTACGGGAAACGCCATGGACCGGGCTGCTGTGGATTTACTCTGGCGACAGGGATGGGAGCTGGGAAAACAGCTATTGCAGTCACTTCCGCGGCCCTACTACGTCATCGGGGAATGTGTGGTGGGAGGAACAACGACGGCCCTAGCGGTATTGACGGGGTTGGGGTGGCCAGCCCAGGGACGGGTCAGTAGCAGCCATCCCAAGTGCAATCACGCCCAGAAATGGCACCTGGTGCAAACGGGTTTGCACCATTGCCGTGGCCAGTTGGGCGATCCCTGGTCAGTGGTGGCCGCCCTGGGTGACCCCATGCAGGTGGTGGTGGCGGCCATGACGCTGGCGATGCACCAGGATACTCCGATTCTGTTGGCGGGGGGAACGCAAATGCTGGCGGTGTGGGCCTTGATCCAGGCCATCGCCAACCACGAAGCTTTGCCCTGGCAACCCGAACGAGTCCTAGTCGGCACGACCAGTTGGGTGGTTCAAGACCCCAGCGCCCAGGTCGTTGCCTTGGCGCAGGCGCTGCAAGCACCCTTAGCAACGGCTAACTTGAATTTCCAGGCCTCCAGCTATCCGGCACTGCGGGCCTATGAACAGGGCTTTGTCAAAGAGGGGGTCGCCGCCGGAGGATGCGCAATCGCAGCCCACCTGTATCGTGGCTGGGGGAACGCCCAAGTGCTGGCTGCTGTGGAAACCCTGCTCAAGCAGTCGGCAACGCTAGCTTCACCAGACGGCTGACCAGTTCCGGGTAGGGAATCCCGCTGAGTTCCCAGAGCTTGGGGTACATGCTGATCGAGGTAAAACCGGGGATGGTGTTGATCTCGTTGACAATCCAGCGGCCCTCGGGGGTCAAAAACCAATCCACCCGCGCCAGGCCTCGCCCCTCGAGCACCTGAAAAACCCGCAGGGACAGGCGCTGGACTTCAGCCACCTGGTCGGGCGTGAGATCCGCTGGCGCTTTCAGCAACGCGCCCTGGGCGTCCAGGTATTTGGCGGCGTAGGAATAGAACTCGTGCTGGGGGATGATTTCGCCAGGAACCGACGCCTGGGGCGGCGACCCATCCAAAATGGCGCATTCGATTTCCCGTCCCACAATGGCCTGCTCCACCAGCGCTTTGGCGTCGTACCGCCAGGCCAGGGCCAAGGCCGGACCCAATTCATCAGCAGTATGGACTTTGGTGATCCCCACCGACGACCCCATGTTGGCCGGTTTCACAAACAGGGGCAACCCCAACTGGGCGACCAACGCTTGCGGGTCGACCGTCTCCCCGCGCCGGTAACAGCGATGGGGGGCCACCGCCAAACCCGCCTGGGTCAACAGCCGTTTCATCACCTCCTTGTCCATGCCCAGCGCCGAGCCGAGCACACCCGCACCGACAAACGGTAAACCCGCCAGGGTGAGCAACCCCTGCACCGTGCCATCTTCACCGCAGGGGCCGTGCAGCACCGGAAACACCACGTCCAAGGGCAACAGTTCCCACTGGTGCTGTTGACACACTGCTAGGCCTTGACCGGGTAGCACGCCCACCGGTGCGAGACCCTGGTCAAAGGTGGGCAACCGCTGGGGGTCCGCCTGCTGGAGCCAGGCCGGGTCGGCCAACCACCAGTGCCCCCGCCGTGTGATGCCGATGGGAATTGCCGTGTAATGGGCAGACGCCAACGCCGCCAGGACATTGCGCGCTGATTGCACGGAAATTTCGTGCTCTGCTGACTGGCCCCCAAACAGCACCCCAACCCGGATCATTCCGCCAGCACCGAACTCCGGGTCAAGGGCACCTCCGCGCGCGCAGGGCTGGGGTCCAGCTTTTCGATATAGGGGCGGATGTCGTTCAGGTCAATATAGCAGTCGGCGGCGTTGCGCAACTCCCGCGCGATCATCCCCTCAGTAGAGACCACAACGATATGGGTGTTTTTAGAACGTAGCAGTTCCACCGCCCGTTCAAAGTCGCCGTCGCCGCTAAACAGTACCACTCGGTTGTACTGCTCCACCGTGTTGAACATATCAATCACAATTTCAATATCTAGGTTGGCCTTTTGTAGGTGCCGGTTGGACTGTTCGTCGTAGAATTCCTTGAGCAGTTTTGTGCGCACAGTGTAGCCCAAGTTAATCAACGCATCCCGAAAGCTTCGCTGGTCGTTGGGGTCCTTGATCCCAGTGTACCAAAAGGCATTCACCAAATG
Protein-coding regions in this window:
- a CDS encoding NYN domain-containing protein — protein: MTYPHVYLSIFIDGNNMFYAQQKNGWFFDPKRVLDYFTREPHVHLVNAFWYTGIKDPNDQRSFRDALINLGYTVRTKLLKEFYDEQSNRHLQKANLDIEIVIDMFNTVEQYNRVVLFSGDGDFERAVELLRSKNTHIVVVSTEGMIARELRNAADCYIDLNDIRPYIEKLDPSPARAEVPLTRSSVLAE